The nucleotide sequence TGAGGGAGACTTCACGCATGGAGCGGGAATTGCGGATCTGCTGCAGCTGCGCTTCCGCCTCTTTGGGCGCCGCCACCAGCTTGGTGTCCGGCGAGGCCGCTTCGATGGCCCGGCGCACTTCCGCGCCGAAGCGCGAGTTCGGCGGAATGCCGACATACAGCGAATCGAAGGGCAGCGGGGTGGTGCCGCGCATCTGGAAACCGCAGGCCGACAACAACAGCAGCAGCGCCAGGCTGGCGACGCGCAAGCCGCCGCGATAGCCGTTCCAGCCCTGGCCGCGTCCTGCCACGCCCACCGGGCGGTTTCCTTGCCTGGCGAAATTCATGCGGTACCTCATTAACCTACGACGTTGACCAGTTTGCCCGGCACCACGATGACGCGCTTGGGCGGCCGGCCTTCCAGGAATCGCGCCACCGCTTCGTGCGCGGCGGCCTGCGTCTCGATCTGTTCGCGCGTGGCTTGCGCGGCGACGCGCACCGCGCCGCGCAGCTTGCCGTTGACCTGCAGCATCAGCTCGATCTCGTCGGCGACCAGGGCGGCTTCGTCGACCTGCGGCCAGGGCGCATCGAGCAGGTCGCCGTAGACGTCCGCGTAGCCCAGGTCGTTCCAGAGCTGCCAGGTGATGTGCGGCACGACGGGGTACAGGACGCGCAGCAGGACGCCCAGGCATTCCGCGCGCGCGGCGTCCGCGGCCGCATCGGCGGCCGGGAGCTCGGCATTCTCGATGGCGTTCAGCATTTTCATGCAGGCCGACACCACCGTGTTGTACTGGATGCGCTCGTAGTCGTAGTCGGCTTGCTTGAGCAGCGTGTGGATTTCGCGGCGCAGGTCCTTGGCGGCGGCGGGCGCGCCGCGCCAGTCCACGTCGCGCGCGGCCAGGCCGGCGGCGACGGCATCGCGCTGGGACCAGCCATGGGACCACAGGCGTCGCAGGAAGCGGTTGGCGCCTTCCACCCCGGAGTCCGACCACTCCAGCGTCTGTTCGGGCGGGCTGGCGAACATCACGAACAGCCGGGCGGTGTCCGCGCCCAGCGTATCGATCAGCGATTGCGGATCGACGCCGTTGTTCTTGGACTTGGACATGGTGCCGACGCCGCCGTAGTGCACTTCGGTGCCGTCGGATTTGCGCCGGGCGCCCACGATGGCGCCCTTGGCGTCGTAGACGTTTTCGACCTCGTCGGGCCAGAAGTATTCGATGCCGCCGTGCTCGGTCTTGCGCGAGTAGATGTGATTCAGCACCATGCCCTGGCACAGCAGGCGCGTGAACGGTTCATCGAACTTGAGCAGTCCCAGGTCGCGCATGACCTTGGTCCAGAAGCGCGCATACAGCAGGTGCAGCACCGCGTGCTCGATGCCGCCGATGTACTGGTCCATCGGCATCCAGTAATCGTTGCGGGCATCCACCATCGCGCCGTCGTTGCCGGGCGAGGTATAGCGCATGAAATACCAGGCGGAGTCGACGAAGGTATCCATGGTGTCCGTCTCGCGCCGCGCCGGCTTGCCGCACTTGGGGCAGGCGCAGGACAGGAAGGCTTCGTTCTTGGCCAGGGGGTTGCCCGTGCCGTCCGGGATCAGGTCCTCGGGCAGCACGACGGGCAGGTCCTGTTCCGGCACCGGCACCGGGCCGCAGTCGCCGCAATGGATGATGGGGATGGGGGTGCCCCAGTAGCGCTGGCGCGAAATGCCCCAGTCGCGCAGGCGCCAGGTGGTCTGTTTTTCGCCCAGGCCCAGGGCGGCCAGGTCGGCCGCGATGGCGCCGACGGCGTCCTTGCTGCTCAGGCCGTCGTACTTGCCGGAATGGACCAGGCGGCCGTTCTGCTTGTCGGCGTACCACTCCTGCCAGGCATCGGTGGCGTATGTCTTGCCCGGTACATCGACCACCTGGCGGATCGGCAGCCCGTACTTGCGCGCGAAGGCGAAGTCCCGTTCGTCGTGGGCGGGCACGCCCATGACGGCGCCGTCGCCATAGCTCATGAGCACGTAGTTGCCGACCCAGACATCCACCGGCTGTCCGGTCAGGGGATGCGTCACGGTCAGGCCCGTGGGCAGGCCTTCTTTTTCGCGCGTGGCGAGTTCGGCCTCGGTGGTGCCGCCCAGCTTGCAGCGTTCGATGAACTCGGCCAGCCCCGGGTTGTCCCGGGCGGCCAGGGTGGCGAGCGGGTGTTCCGGCGCCACGGCGCAGAAGGTCACGCCCATGATGGTGTCCGCGCGCGTGGTGAACACATACAGCTTGCCGTCCTGCACGAGGCGGCCGGATTCGTCGCGGATGTCGTGCGGGAAGGCGAAGCGAACGCCTTCGCTCTTGCCTATCCAGTTTTCCTGCATCAGGCGCACGCGTTCCGGCCAGCCCGGCAGGCCGTTCTTGACCTGCTCCAGCAGCTCTTCGGCGTAATCCGTTATGCGCAGGTAGTAGCCCGGGATTTCACGCTTTTCCACCAGCGCGCCGGAACGCCAGCCGCGGCCGTCGATGACCTGCTCGTTGGCCAGCACGGTCTGGTCCACCGGATCCCAGTTGACCACCTGCGTCTTGCGGTAGGCGATGCCTTTTTCCAGCATCTTCAGGAACAGCCACTGGTTCCACTTGTAGTAGGCCGGGTCGCAGGCGCTCATCTCGCGCGACCAGTCGATGGCCAGCCCCATCGCCTGCATCTGCTTCTTCATGTAGGCGATGTTGTCGTAGGTCCATTTGGCCGGCGGCACCTTGGACTTGATGGCGGCGTTTTCGGCCGGCATGCCGAAGGCGTCCCAGCCCATGGGCATCAGCACGTTGTAGCCGCGCATGCGCAGCTGCCGCGCCATCATGTCGTTGATGGTGTAGTTGCGGACATGGCCCATGTGCAATTTGCCGCTGGGATACGGCAGCATGGAACACGCGTAGAACTTCGGCTTTTCGGCGCCGCTGGCGTTGCGGGCGTGTTCGCTGACGCGATAGGCGTCGCTGCGTCGCCAGACGTCCTGGGCGGCGGCTTCGACGGCGTTGGGGTTGTAGCGTTCCTGCATGGGCTGGATAAGGGATTCGATGACGAAAAAGGGCCGGCCCACCGGCGCAAGGGGGGCGGTCAAAACAGGTGATTATAGGTTCTGCCATGGGGGTGCAGTGCGGCAGCGAGGCGCGCCGCGGCTCCAGCCCCCCGTGCCGGGCGTAATAGTTGCTGACCGGGGGCGAGCCAGCCCTCGTCGCGAAAGCGATGGCGGCACCTTCTACAACAGCGGTAACCGGTGCTGATCATTGCGGCCCCGGCGCTGTTCCGCCCATGCCGCGGGCATGCGCATTGCGCCCCGCCGGCTTCCGTCTTTGGTTCCACCACCACCAGCAAGGGGGTTAGATATGACCGACAACCAGGATCCTAAAGAGCGCCGCAAACCCAGGGGCTTCGCCGCCATGGGTCCCGAGTTCCAGCGTGAAATCGCGGCGCAAGGCGGCCGCGCGGCCCATCGTCTGGGCAAGGCGCACCGCTTCACTTCCCAAGAAGCCCGGGCAGCGGCGACGAAACGCCATGCCGCCCGCCAGGCCCAGTCCGCCGCGCCTTCCGAGCCGGCGGCCACGACGGCCACGCAGGGCGAGGACCGTTGAAATCCGGTCGGACCGCGCCCTTCTTGCACGCGAGGTCCCGGTCCGGCCGGGGCCCGTGTCCTTTCCCGCGCCCCGCCGGCGCGTTCCGGGCATAGGCGACCCGGCTTCCGGGCATAGGGGCCAGCTTCCGGGCATGGGCGACCCAGCTTCCGGGCATAGGCGACCCAGCTTCCGGGCATAGGCGACCCAGCTTCCGGGCATCAAGGAATAGGCAGCTTCAAGGTGCGGGCGCCGGGGTCGGCTTCGAAGCCGCTGATGGCGAATTCTCGTGCCTCCATGTAGCCTTCGGCCTGGAACCGGACGTGCGTCGGCGTCCATGAGAAGTCGGACAGCGGCGCGATATCGACCCCGCTTGCCAGCAGGTACCCCGGCGCGGTGCCGTCGTCGCGCGACGGCGGGACATCGCTGGGCGATTGCCAGGCGACCGACGCGCAGGGAACTTCGACGGTGCGTTCGGGTTGGCCGGCTTCGCGCAGGATCAGCGTAAGTTGGGTCGTTTTCCAGTTTTCCACGATATCCGAGTCTGTGCGCCCATGGGCGGGCAGTGCGGTTTCCCTGGCAACCGCCATACCCGGCGTGGCACAAGGCCAAATAAATCGCTTGCAATTAAATTGTGTGCGATTTAATATTCCTTCCAGGCGCCCGATGCGCCGATGAATCCCAACCGGCCCGCGGCCATCCGGCGCGGCCCAACGACCTGCAAGGAGTTCGCCATGTCTATCGAAAAAGTGCTTTACCGTGCCCAAGCCACCGCCAACGGCGGCCGTGACGGGCGTGCCCGTTCCTCCGACGGCGTGCTGGATATCCAGCTCAGCACCCCGCGCGAACTCGGTGGCGCCGGCGGCCCGGGCACCAATCCGGAACAGCTGTTCGCCGCGGGCTATTCGGCCTGCTTTCTGGGGGCGCTGAAGTTCGTGGCGGGCAAGGAGAAGGTGGCCCTGCCGGCGGAAACCAGCATCACCGGCTCGGTGGGCATCGGCGCCATCCCGACGGGCTTCGGCATCGAAGTCGAGCTGCGCATCTCCATTCCGGGGCTGGACCCGGCGCAAGCGCGCCAACTGGTGGACAAGGCCCATATCGTTTGCCCGTACTCCAATGCGACGCGCGGCAATATCGATGTGACCTTGACGCTGGTTTAAAAATCCCGGGCCGCGCCGGCGTCGCCGGGCCGGCCTGGCACCGACCGGCCCTGGCGGCACGCGGCCCTCGCATAGACGATGTGCCGCGCGTCCCCAGGGCCGGCTGCCGTGCGCACGTCGCGGGCGTTCGCGCGTCCGCGGCCCGCCGCTGGCACATGAATCGCGCACGATTTAATATGTCCGCCATGTCCCATCCTTCTTCACCGCGCGGCGACGCCGCCTTGCTCCTGGAAAACCAGCTTTGCTTCGCGCTGTATTCCACCAGCCTGGCAATGAGCAAGGTCTATCGCAAACTGCTGTCCGGCCTGGACCTGACTTATCCGCAATACCTGGTCATGCTCGTGCTATGGGAGCAGGACGGCCTGACCGTGTCCGCCATCGGCGAGCGCCTGTTCCTGGACAGCGCCACGCTGACGCCCCTGCTCAAACGCCTGGAAGCGGCCGGATTGGTGCAACGGGCCCGTGCCGCGCGCGACGAGCGGCAGGTCATCGTGTCCTTGACGGACGCGGGGCGGCAGTTGAAGGCCAAGGCGCGCGCCGTTCCGCATGGGGTGGCGGGCGCCGTGGGATGCAGCGCGGCGGAGGCCGCCGCCATGATCAAGCGGCTCGATGCATTGCGCGCGGCCCTGCAGGAATCGATATGCCCATAGCGAAGCAGAACACCCAGGCCAACCTGGCATACCAGGAGTTGAAGAAACGCATTCTGATGGGCTTCTTCGGCGCCAGCGACCGGCTGCGCGAAATCGAGGTGGCGGAGCTTCTCAATATGGGCCGCACGCCCGTGCGCGAGGCCCTCAAGCGCCTGGAGGACGAAGGCCTGCTGACCCACGAACCGCGCCGCGGCCTGGTGGTGACGTCGCTGGACCAGCAGTCCGTCACCGAGCTCTATGCCATGCGTGAATTGCTGGAAGGCGGCGCGGCGCGTTTCGCCGCCAAGCATGCCAGCGAGGCCGAGATCGACAACATGGCGCACATCCTGGAAGAGGGCCAGCGGGGCGGCGATCCCGTCGCCGCCAACCTGGCCTTCCATCAGTCCATCTATGGCGCCGCCCACAACAAATTCCTGATCCGCGCCCTGCAATCGCTGACGGACTCCACTTATCTGCTGGGACGCAGCACGCTGGAAATGCCGGGACGGCCGGATGCCGCGCATGGCGAACACCGTGCCATTTACGAAGCCATCCGGGACGGCGATCCGGCACGCGCGGAACAGATGGCGCGCGAGCATATCCGCAACGCTCTGCTGGAGCGCTTGAAGATCCTGCGCGCGAAGCAATCCACGGGGCAGTAGGCGCTCCGCACGCCTGGATGGGCCGTGGCCGTTCCGGCATGCGGGCCGCGGCCCGGCCGCGGCTCAGTCGTACAGGGCGCGCGGGTTCTGCCGCAGGATGCGCTGGAAATCCGCATCGCCGACCGAATCGCGCAGCAGGCCGACCAGGTCCCCATAAGGCATGGCTGTCCCGTGCGCGGGATCGAAAAACCAGGTGTGCGGCCAGTCCGAGGCCCAGACCACGCGCTCGGGATAGCGCCGCGCGAGTTCGCGCAACAGCTCGCCGAAGCGCTCCGCCCAGGCCGCCACCGGGTAGCCATAGCGATAGAAGCCCGAGGCCTTGAGCCAGACCCGCCCCGTATCCAGCAGGCGGAAGACCGCCTCCCGGATCGAGGCATATTCCGCGCCATTGGCCGCGCCGCCCAGGTGGTCCACCACGACGTCGGGGCCGTCTCCGGCGCGGATGGCCTCGTGGACGCCCTGCAAGGCCTGCGGCGCGACAAAGAATTGCGCGTGCCAGCCGGCGGCGCGCAGGCGCGGCGCCAGGCGGGTATAGCCGGCCATCCCGTTGCCGCTGCCCGAGACAGCGTTGAAGCGGACACCGCGCGCGCCCTGTTCGCGCCACGCCAGCAGTTCGGCCTCTGTCGTCTCGTCCGGCACCACCAGCACGCCGCGCGCGCGGCCCGCGGATTCTCGCAGGGTCTCCAGCAGCAGGCTGTTGTCGGTGCCATAGACGCTGGGCTGGACCAGCACGAAGCGCTCGATGCCGTGCGGGGCGCCGGTGCGCGACAAGTCCTGCCAGGTGCGCACGGGGGGAATGTAATGGGAACCGGGCACCACGGGCCTGCGCGTGGCGTCGTCGAAGACGTGGGTGTGGCAATCCCAGGCGGGAAGGGCGGGGGGCGTCATGCGCGGGGGCTCCGTGGCGTCAGTCCAGCTTGACGCCGGTTTCCTTGATGATCTCCTGGTAGCGCGTGCGTTCGGCCGCCAGGAATTGCGTGAACTGTTCGACGCTGTTGGGCTTTATCACGGCGCCTTCGGCCTCCAGCCTTTGCTTGGTTTCCGGATCGGCGATGATGGCGTTGACCTCGGTATTCAGCTTCTGGACGATGTCGGCCGGCGTGCCCTTGGGCGCGAACAATCCGCCCCACAGGCTGAAGGAAAAGCCCGGCAGGCCAGACTCCGCCACCGTGGGTACCTTGGGCAGGGCCGGCGAACGCTCCAGCGTGGACACGGCGATCGGCTTGAGCGTGCCGCTCTTGAAGTGCGGCAGCACGCCCGGCGCGCCGGAGAAGAACATATCGACGTGATTGCCCAGCAGGTCGCTCAGCGCCGCGCCGCCGCCCTTGTAGGGAACGTGTGTCAGCTTGGCGCCGGTCTTGAACGCCAGCGCGGCGGCGGCCAGATGCCCCGGCGTGCCGGTGCCAGACGAGGCGTAGTTGTAGCCCTGCGGGCGCTGCTTGCTCTGCGCGACCATCTCCTGCACCGTATTGAACGGCGCCGAGGGGTGGGCCGACAGTACCAGCGGCGAATCGCCCACCAGTACCACGGGCAGCAGGTTTTCCGGTTTGTAGTTCAGGGTGCTGGAAAGCAGCGGCGTGACGACGATCTCGCCGGTCTGTCCCAGCAGCAGGATGCTGCCGTCGGACGGCGCGTCGGAGACATAGCGCGCGCCGATGGCGCCGCTCGCGCCCGGGCGGTTCTCGACGATGAAGGTCTGGCCCAGGCGGGTGGTCAGCTTTTCCGCGATCAGGCGGGCGAAGACGTCGCCGGATCCGCCAGGCGCGTACGGCACGATGATGCGGACGGTCTTGTCCGGATAAGCCGCCTGCGCGCCGGCGTGCAGGCCCATGGCCGCGGCCGCGCAGAATGCGGCCGCCAGGAATCGGCGCCTGGTCGAGGGAATAGCCTTCATGGAATGTCTCCTACGGGTGGCCGCGGATGGCCGATGGTCGGATGGGGATTCGATTCTTCTGCCCGGCGCCGCCCGTGCGGGGACGCCGGAGGGGAATGCAATCTTCGTTTTTATATATTTTTGCATACATAAATATGTAGAACAAACCCGCATCGGGCTGCCCGATCGCGCCGGGCCATCTCCCGCCGTGCCGTACGCCTGCGCGCCATATCGCCGGGCCATATCGCCCGGCCATATCGGCAGGCCATATCGGCAGGCCATATCGGCAGGCCATATCGGCAGGCCATATCGGCAGGCCATATCGGCAGGCCATATCGGCAGGCCATATCGGCAGGCCATATCGGCAGGCCATATCGGCAGGCCATATCCCCAGGCCATATCGCCGGGCCATTTCCCGCACGACATATCCCTTCACGCCAGCCGGAGACCGCCCGGTCCGGTCACACGTTAGCGGTATCATGGACGGTTCGCGGCGCATCGCCCGTGTGACCCGCGCAACAGCACGGGGAATCAGGCGGACGGTCGCTCAAAGAATCATAGGAGAGAGAACGTGAGCACCCCCATCACCGGCGAAATCCTTATCGGGCAGCGTGCCGTCGACAACGGCCAGCGCAGCCTCCAGGCGGTCAACCCCGCCACGGGCGAAACCCTGTCGCCCAGCTTCGCGCAGGCCGGGCCGGCCGAGGTCGAACAGGCCTGCGCGCTGGCCTGGGCCGCCTTCGATGCCTACCGCGAAACGTCCCTGGAAAGCCGCGCCCGCTTCCTGGAAGCCATCGGCGAGCAGATCATGCAGCTGGGGCAGCCGCTGATCGATCGCGCCGTTGCCGAAACCGCGCTGCCGCCTGCCCGCATCGAAGGCGAACGCGCGCGTACCGTCGGCCAACTGCGGCTGTTCGCGCAGGTGGTGCGCGCCGGCGAATTCCTGGATGTGCGCGTGGATCCCGCCATGCCGGATCGCCAGCCGCTGCCCCGGCCGGACCTGCGCCTGCGCAACATCGCCCTGGGGCCGGTCGCGGTCTTCGGCGCCAGCAACTTCCCGCTGGCCTTTTCGGTGGCGGGCGGCGATACGGCCTCCGCGCTGGCCGCCGGCTGCCCGGTGGTGGTGAAAGGCCATCCCGCGCATCCGGGCACCGGCGAGCTGGTCGGGCGCGCCATCCAGGCCGCCGCCCGCGAATGCGGCATGCCGGAGGGCGTGTTCTCGCTGCTGCTGGGCGGCATCGAAACCGGCGCCGCGCTAGTGCAGGACGAGCGCATCAAGGCCGTGGGATTCACCGGCTCGCGTGGCGGCGGCCTGGCCCTGGTCGATATCGCGTCCAAGCGGCGCGAACCCATACCCGTGTTCGCCGAAATGAGCAGCATCAACCCGGTGTTCCTCTTTCCCGCGGCCCTGGCCGCGCGCGCGGAAGAACTGGGCAAGGCATTCGTCGCTTCCCTGACCATGGGGGCGGGGCAGTTCTGCACCAATCCCGGCATCGTCGTGGCCCTGGAAAGCCCGGACCTGGACCGCTTCCTGAAGGCGGCCGACGCGGCATTGTCCGCCCATGTGCCCAGCGCCATGCTGACGCCCGGCATACACAGCGCCTATGAAAAAGGCGTGCAGGCCCTGGAAAAGGCCGAAGGCGTGCAGGTGTGCGCCCGCGGCGGCACCGGCGACGGCCCCAATCGCGGCCGCGCCGCCGTGTTCTCCACCTCCATCGGCAACTTCCTGTCGCACGAGTCGCTGCAGCAGGAGGTATTCGGCGCCTCCAGCATGGTGGTGCGCTGCAAGTCGGTGGACGATATGCGGCAGGTCGCCGAGCGCATCGAAGGCCAACTGACCGTCACCCTGCACCTGGACGAGCCGGATTACGAGAAGGCGCGTGCCCTGGTGCCCGTACTGGAGCGCAAGGCCGGCCGCATCCTGGCCAACGGCTGGCCCACCGGCGTGGAAGTCGCGCATGCCATGGTGCATGGCGGCCCCTACCCGGCGACCTCGGACAGCCGCTTCACGTCCGTGGGCACCCTGGCGATCCGCCGCTTCCTGCGGCCGGTCAGCTATCAGGCGCTGCCGCCGCAATTGCTGCCGGAAACCCTGCGTCCGGAAAACCTGGCGCGTGTGCCGCGCCTGGAAGACGGCAAGCGCCTGCTGCCCTGACGGTCGCGGCGCGCCGCGCCGGTCGACGATCGCGCGCGGCGCTCAGCGTGCCGCGGGTTGATGTACCTGGTCCGGCCAGTCCGCCATGGCGGGTGTGACGGCCCGGGTGGATCGCGAGGTATCGAAGGGAGCCTGAGCGGCAGCGGCCGCTCCGCCGCCCTGGGCCGGATCGGCATGATTGGCGGGCGCCGCAGGTCCGCCGGCCGGCGAGGCCCCCGGCTTCGCGGCGCTCAGGCGGGCGTTCAATGCCGTGTCCGGCCGCGTGGCCGGACGCCCGGGCGCGACGACGGGACGCGCCGGCCCCGCGGTGGGAGGCGCCTCCGGCTTGCCCGCGGCTGCGGGCGATCCCGCCGTATCGGTTTGAGCCGCGCCAGCCACCGGCTTGGCAAGGGGCGCGGGCCCGGCGGCCGCCGCGCTTGCCCGGCCGGCCTGCACGCGCAGGCGGCGGATCTGTTCATCCAGCGGCTGCAGGCGCGCGCCCGTCGCGTAGACGAAACGGTCCATGACCAGGCGTCCGTCGGCATGGCCGGTGTAGCCCAGGAAAATCCCCAGCGTGGCCTGGTGGTCGAGGTTCCGGTATTCGATGGTGCCGAAGGGCGTGGGCACCTGCAGCCGGCGGAAGGCGGCCGCCACGGCATCGCGGTCCGGCGTGCCGGCGCGCTTCAGTGCCTCCGCGATGGAGCGCAGGGCGGAATAGCCCAGCACCGAGGCCATGCCGGGCGCATCGCCATAGCGTTCGCGGTAGGCCTGGACAAAGGCCTGGTTCTCTGGCGTATCGACCGCGTCGCGGGGATATCCCGTGACGATCCAGCCGTCCGGTATGCCGGGCTCGGGCGTCGCCCCGGCGCCGGCCGCGGGCGCGTCCTTGGCGATGGCGTCGTCCAGCGCGGCGATGTTCTCGGGGTCGCCCGTGAACAGGGAAACGACGCCCATTCCGTCGAAAAGGTGTGCCGCCGCGCCCGCCCGTGCCAATGCGGCGAGCTCTGCGCCGGTCAGCATGTTGAAGAGGGCCTCGGGCCTGGCCTCGGCCACGGCGGCCACGGTCGCCTTGGCGTCGAACCTGCCCGGCGCGACGGCCTGTTCGGCGACGAATTCGGTCTTGGACTGGAAGGTCTTCATCAGGCCCTTGAAGGCCTCCGCGGTGGCCCGGTCGGACTCGGTGTCCTGGTAGACCAGCGCCCAGCGCAATTTGCGCAGGCCCAGCGCCTTGGGCGCCACCGCCGCGGCCTGCATCCAGGCACCCGGCCGCAGGCGGAAGGTGTAGGCGTTGCCTTCCTGCCAGGTCAGCCGCTGCGTCAAGGGCGCCACGGCCAGGTACGGCACCCTGTCCGTATCGGCATAGCGCGAGATCGCCAGGCTGGCCTCGGAGGAATAGCCGCCGAACAGCGCCGCCACGCCGTCCTTTTCGACCAGCGTCCGCGCCGCCGCGACGGCATCCTCGGCCACGCCATGGTCGTCGCGCGAGCGGACCTCCAGCTTGCGGCCCAGCACGCCGCCCTCGGCGTTGATCTGTTCCAGCGCCAGCATCCAGCCTTGGCGGTATGGCTGCGCGAAAGCGGGCAAGGCCTTGTAGGTGTTGATTTCGCCGATACGCAGGGGCGGCGGCGCGGCGGGCTGCGCGGGCGGCCGACCGCGGGCGCCCGCCGCGGTCTTGGCCGCGCCGGTGGCGGCGGCCGGCGGCGCGGACAGCAGCGCCACGCCGGCGCACAGCAGCGCGCACAGGGCAAGGCGCCATGCCCGCCAGGCGGAGGGACGAAAAAAAGCCGACATTGCTGTCGGCTTTTTCGTGTGGAAACCCAGGTTCATCCCGGCGTGCTCGCTGGCGATCCGCGTGGCGGCGGCGCTAGGCGCGATGATCCCGTCGGCTCGATTACTTGAGCTTGGTTTCCTTGTAGTCCACGTGCTTGCGCGCGACCGGATCAAACTTCTTGATCAGCATTTTTTCCGGCATCGTGCGCTTGTTCTTGGTGGTGGTGTAGAAGTGTCCCGTGCCGGCGGTCGACTCGAGCTTGATCTTTTCGCGGTTGCCTTTGGCTGCCATGTCGTACTCCTGGATAGTCTGTGGGCGGGGATGCCTTAGATCGATTCACCGCGGGCGCGCAGTTCGGCGACAACGGCGTCGATGCCTTTCTTGTCGATGGTGCGCAGGGCCTTGGTGCTGACGCGCAGCGTGATCCAGCGGTTTTCGCTTTCGAGGAAGAAACGGCGCGATTGCAGGTTGGGCAGGAAGCGACGCTTGGTCTTGTTGTTGGCGTGGGAAACGTTGTTGCCCACCATCGGGCGCTTGCCCGTTACTTGGCATACGCGTGCCATGATTTCACCTCAGGAATTCAATGCTGCCGCGTATGGCTTGCAGGACGGGAGGCTAGCCGCCAGCAGGGTGCTGGCCATCCCGTATCCAGGATGCCGGGCCGTTCGCATGGCGCCGTGGCTGCCATGCGTGGTTCCTGTTGCGTTGCCTGTCGTGGGGCGTGGCGCATATCGCATGGTGTGTATCCATGGCTCGCATCCATGCCTTGCATCCATCACTGGCAACCTTGGGAACCGGCCCAAGTGCTTGTGCCCGCCGCCCCTTCGACCGGTTACGCATCGGCGGGGTGGAAGTGCCCGGCTACAAAGCATAGTAGCTGGCACGGGTAAATTCGTAAGCCTGCGATTCTACTATGAAAAAAGCCAGCCGATCAAGTGCCGGCCCGCGCGATCCGGCCGGACAGCCAGGACAGGCAGGCGCAGGCCGCCAGCACGCCGGTCAGCGGCAGGGGCGTGTCGGCCTGCCACAGGCTGACGCACAGCCCGGCCAGCGCGCCGCAGGACAATTGCAGCGTGCCCAGCAGGGCGGATGCGGCCCCCAGGCGCTTGCCTTGTTCGGCCAGGGCCAGCGCCGCCGAATTGGGGTTCACGAAACCCTGGCTGCTCATGTACCCGATCAGGCACAGCATGAGCAGCGGCAGTGTCATCCAGCCGGCCAGCGTCAGCAGCACGGCCGCCAGGCTGGCCAGCGCCAGCGTGACCAGGGCGCGGCGCTGCAGGGTCTGCGGCGCCATGCGGCGCAACAGCCGCGCGCTGACTTGCGAGCCGGCGATCAGGCCGGCGGCGTTCAGGCCGAAAAGCAGGCCGTAGTGCTGCGGATCGACGCCGTACAGTTCGATGAAGACCCGCGGCGATCCGACGATATACGCGAACATGCCGGCCTGCCCCAGTCCGCCCGCCAGGCTGTGGGCCATGAAGCCCCGGTGGCGCAGGAGCTCGCCGTAATTGCGCGCGATCGTGCGCCAATGCAGGCGGATCACGCGTTCGGGCGGCAGCGATTCCTTCATGATGAACAGCATGGCCGCCATCAGCGCCACGCCGGCGGCCAGCATCAGGCCGAAGATCCCGCGCCACCCTGTCAGCAACAGCAGCTGGCCGCCGACCAGCGGGGCCAGGATGGGCGCCAGCCCCATGATCA is from Bordetella bronchialis and encodes:
- a CDS encoding aldehyde dehydrogenase (NADP(+)), which codes for MSTPITGEILIGQRAVDNGQRSLQAVNPATGETLSPSFAQAGPAEVEQACALAWAAFDAYRETSLESRARFLEAIGEQIMQLGQPLIDRAVAETALPPARIEGERARTVGQLRLFAQVVRAGEFLDVRVDPAMPDRQPLPRPDLRLRNIALGPVAVFGASNFPLAFSVAGGDTASALAAGCPVVVKGHPAHPGTGELVGRAIQAAARECGMPEGVFSLLLGGIETGAALVQDERIKAVGFTGSRGGGLALVDIASKRREPIPVFAEMSSINPVFLFPAALAARAEELGKAFVASLTMGAGQFCTNPGIVVALESPDLDRFLKAADAALSAHVPSAMLTPGIHSAYEKGVQALEKAEGVQVCARGGTGDGPNRGRAAVFSTSIGNFLSHESLQQEVFGASSMVVRCKSVDDMRQVAERIEGQLTVTLHLDEPDYEKARALVPVLERKAGRILANGWPTGVEVAHAMVHGGPYPATSDSRFTSVGTLAIRRFLRPVSYQALPPQLLPETLRPENLARVPRLEDGKRLLP
- a CDS encoding ABC transporter substrate-binding protein codes for the protein MSAFFRPSAWRAWRLALCALLCAGVALLSAPPAAATGAAKTAAGARGRPPAQPAAPPPLRIGEINTYKALPAFAQPYRQGWMLALEQINAEGGVLGRKLEVRSRDDHGVAEDAVAAARTLVEKDGVAALFGGYSSEASLAISRYADTDRVPYLAVAPLTQRLTWQEGNAYTFRLRPGAWMQAAAVAPKALGLRKLRWALVYQDTESDRATAEAFKGLMKTFQSKTEFVAEQAVAPGRFDAKATVAAVAEARPEALFNMLTGAELAALARAGAAAHLFDGMGVVSLFTGDPENIAALDDAIAKDAPAAGAGATPEPGIPDGWIVTGYPRDAVDTPENQAFVQAYRERYGDAPGMASVLGYSALRSIAEALKRAGTPDRDAVAAAFRRLQVPTPFGTIEYRNLDHQATLGIFLGYTGHADGRLVMDRFVYATGARLQPLDEQIRRLRVQAGRASAAAAGPAPLAKPVAGAAQTDTAGSPAAAGKPEAPPTAGPARPVVAPGRPATRPDTALNARLSAAKPGASPAGGPAAPANHADPAQGGGAAAAAQAPFDTSRSTRAVTPAMADWPDQVHQPAAR
- the rpmG gene encoding 50S ribosomal protein L33, which encodes MAAKGNREKIKLESTAGTGHFYTTTKNKRTMPEKMLIKKFDPVARKHVDYKETKLK
- the rpmB gene encoding 50S ribosomal protein L28, which codes for MARVCQVTGKRPMVGNNVSHANNKTKRRFLPNLQSRRFFLESENRWITLRVSTKALRTIDKKGIDAVVAELRARGESI
- a CDS encoding multidrug effflux MFS transporter yields the protein MGALTAIGPFSIDLYLPGFPAIAAGLNVGQGDVERTMAAYLVGLSAAQIFYGPLADRYGRKPPLLVGLSLYIVASLGCALAVDIESLTAWRAVQALGGAAGIVIPRAVIRDHYETQEAARAMSLLLLIMGLAPILAPLVGGQLLLLTGWRGIFGLMLAAGVALMAAMLFIMKESLPPERVIRLHWRTIARNYGELLRHRGFMAHSLAGGLGQAGMFAYIVGSPRVFIELYGVDPQHYGLLFGLNAAGLIAGSQVSARLLRRMAPQTLQRRALVTLALASLAAVLLTLAGWMTLPLLMLCLIGYMSSQGFVNPNSAALALAEQGKRLGAASALLGTLQLSCGALAGLCVSLWQADTPLPLTGVLAACACLSWLSGRIARAGT